A part of Cannabis sativa cultivar Pink pepper isolate KNU-18-1 chromosome 6, ASM2916894v1, whole genome shotgun sequence genomic DNA contains:
- the LOC133039083 gene encoding uncharacterized mitochondrial protein AtMg00820-like: protein MVVGDGIDDDPLTYKQAMASPQQKRWSAGMDSEMDSMKKNKVWEYVEPPEDFRPIGCKWVYKKKRGAGGEVETFKARLVAKGYTQREGVDYEETFSPVAMLKRQRLQILTSLYKFFTALF from the exons atggtcgttggtgacggtattgatgacgacccattgacctataaacaggcaatggcaagtccgcaacagaagcgatggtcagccggtatggattcagaaatggattccatgaagaagaacaaagtctgggaatatgtagaaccacctgaagattttcgtccaattggatgtaaatgggtctacaagaagaaaagaggtgctggaggcgaagtcgaaactttcaaagctagactggtcgccaagggttatacccaaagagaaggtgtggactatgaggaaacttttagtcctgttgccatgctcaa aaggcaaaggcttcagatttTAACATCTCTGTACAAgtttttcacagcattattctga